One Robbsia sp. KACC 23696 DNA segment encodes these proteins:
- a CDS encoding acetyl-CoA carboxylase carboxyltransferase subunit alpha encodes MKTTFLDFEAPIAELEAKIEELRFVQDDSAVDISEEIERLSRKSQQLTKDIYAGLTPWQVSQIARHPQRPYTLDYVNELFTDFHELHGDRAFSDDLSIVGGLARFNGQPCMVIGQQKGRDTKERALRNFGMSRPEGYRKAERLMRLAEKFGLPLFTFIDTPGAYPGIGAEERGQSEAIGRNLYVMAELKVPIIATIIGEGGSGGALAIAVGDVVQMLQYSTYSVISPEGCASILWKSAAKAPEAAEALGLTAPRLKALNLIDKIVNEPLGGAQRDPKGMAVLLRRALNDALRQFQGMSTQELRERRMARLMAYGKFKENRAN; translated from the coding sequence ATGAAAACGACATTTCTGGATTTCGAGGCGCCGATCGCCGAGCTCGAAGCGAAGATCGAGGAACTTCGCTTCGTCCAGGACGATTCGGCCGTCGATATTTCGGAAGAGATCGAGCGGCTGTCGCGCAAGAGCCAGCAGTTGACCAAAGATATCTATGCGGGTTTGACGCCATGGCAAGTATCTCAAATTGCGCGTCATCCGCAACGTCCTTACACGCTGGACTACGTCAACGAGCTGTTTACCGATTTCCATGAGCTGCATGGCGACCGCGCATTTTCGGACGACCTGTCGATCGTGGGCGGTCTGGCACGTTTCAACGGTCAGCCCTGCATGGTGATCGGGCAGCAGAAGGGTCGCGACACGAAGGAACGCGCACTGCGGAACTTCGGTATGTCGCGCCCGGAAGGCTATCGAAAGGCCGAGCGTCTGATGCGCCTGGCCGAGAAGTTCGGCTTGCCGCTGTTCACTTTCATCGATACGCCGGGTGCCTATCCGGGGATCGGCGCCGAAGAGCGCGGCCAGTCCGAAGCGATCGGCCGCAATCTGTACGTGATGGCGGAACTCAAGGTGCCGATCATCGCGACGATCATCGGCGAAGGGGGTTCCGGCGGCGCCTTGGCGATCGCTGTGGGCGACGTCGTGCAGATGTTGCAGTACTCGACGTATTCGGTGATCTCGCCGGAAGGCTGTGCTTCCATTCTGTGGAAGAGCGCGGCAAAGGCCCCCGAGGCCGCCGAGGCGCTCGGTTTGACCGCGCCGCGGCTCAAGGCGCTCAATCTGATCGACAAGATCGTCAATGAGCCGCTGGGCGGCGCGCAGCGTGATCCGAAGGGCATGGCGGTATTGTTGCGCCGCGCCTTGAATGATGCGTTGCGCCAATTCCAGGGCATGAGCACGCAGGAACTGCGGGAGCGTCGTATGGCGCGGCTGATGGCCTATGGCAAGTTCAAGGAAAACCGCGCCAACTGA
- the tilS gene encoding tRNA lysidine(34) synthetase TilS: MASSRKTAPTDDDCIASVQDAVREVTTATSVASSSIGIAFSGGLDSSVLLDSCVAVFGAARCFAFHIHHGLQTAADDWLTHCASVCARLGVAFVARRVTLPAGGTGDGIEAAARQARYQALRDLAAAQGIPIVLLGHHADDQAETVMLQLLRGAGLPGLAAMPLARNDAGTPGLQWCRPLLPLTRETLERYAHRRGLRWIDDTSNDDRRFVRNALRHDVMPAIAAHFPAYRTTLARVARHAAASQQLLTTLAEEDWARCQAPLQRDDGNEGASSDSVSLSLRALRTLSPARIENLLRHWVRVRGLAAPSAARLAEMLSQIVGKGGVPGQRASIAHAGESLHFYRDRVYWSPAPRVASGGGGRAMDVEGATACWRFDGQARWAPPGWAGHFAFVADAPELPETADACRLSDAASPALSDGAAAWRVPLSALLGREIEVRPRAGGEKMRLGARRPLRTLKQLYQSSGVPAWQRAVPLLYVDGALCYVPYVGGYLADAAGEEDVTASGVASPSDASTPMLTVRWCPAVD; encoded by the coding sequence ATGGCAAGTTCAAGGAAAACCGCGCCAACTGACGATGATTGCATCGCGTCCGTCCAGGACGCGGTGCGAGAAGTCACGACGGCGACGTCAGTCGCTTCGTCGTCCATCGGCATCGCCTTCAGCGGTGGCCTGGACTCCAGCGTGTTGCTCGACAGTTGCGTCGCGGTATTCGGCGCGGCACGCTGCTTCGCTTTCCACATTCACCATGGCTTGCAAACGGCCGCCGATGACTGGCTGACACACTGCGCGTCCGTGTGCGCCCGTCTGGGCGTGGCCTTCGTCGCGCGGCGTGTGACCCTGCCTGCAGGGGGCACCGGCGACGGCATCGAGGCCGCCGCGCGGCAGGCCCGTTACCAGGCCCTGCGGGATCTGGCGGCGGCGCAGGGCATCCCGATCGTCCTGCTGGGGCACCATGCCGACGATCAGGCCGAGACGGTCATGCTGCAACTGTTGCGTGGCGCCGGACTGCCGGGCCTGGCAGCGATGCCGCTGGCGCGCAACGATGCCGGGACGCCGGGTCTGCAGTGGTGTCGTCCCTTGCTTCCATTGACACGCGAAACGCTGGAGCGATATGCTCATCGACGCGGTCTGCGTTGGATCGACGACACGTCCAACGACGACCGCCGTTTCGTGCGCAATGCCTTGCGACACGACGTGATGCCGGCCATCGCCGCGCATTTCCCCGCGTATCGGACGACGCTTGCGCGCGTCGCCCGGCATGCGGCGGCGTCGCAGCAATTACTGACGACACTTGCCGAAGAGGACTGGGCGCGATGCCAGGCGCCGCTGCAGCGTGACGATGGCAACGAGGGGGCGTCGTCCGACTCCGTTTCCTTGTCATTGCGCGCACTGCGGACGCTGTCGCCCGCGCGTATCGAGAATCTGTTGCGGCACTGGGTGCGGGTGCGCGGCCTTGCGGCGCCGAGCGCGGCGCGTCTCGCGGAGATGCTGTCGCAGATCGTCGGCAAGGGCGGTGTGCCGGGGCAGCGCGCCAGTATCGCGCACGCCGGCGAATCGCTGCATTTTTATCGGGACCGCGTTTATTGGTCGCCCGCGCCGCGCGTCGCGTCGGGCGGCGGTGGGCGCGCGATGGATGTCGAGGGAGCGACGGCGTGCTGGCGCTTCGACGGGCAGGCGCGCTGGGCGCCGCCCGGATGGGCGGGGCATTTCGCGTTCGTCGCCGACGCGCCGGAGCTACCTGAGACGGCCGACGCGTGTCGACTGTCCGATGCGGCGTCGCCGGCGCTATCCGACGGTGCCGCGGCATGGCGCGTGCCGTTGTCGGCGCTGCTCGGGCGGGAGATCGAAGTCCGTCCTCGCGCCGGGGGGGAAAAGATGCGGCTCGGCGCGAGGCGTCCGCTGCGCACGCTGAAGCAGTTGTACCAGTCGTCGGGCGTGCCCGCGTGGCAGCGCGCGGTGCCTTTGCTCTACGTCGATGGCGCGCTGTGCTATGTGCCGTACGTCGGCGGCTATC